TTACCGACGCAGCGCAGGTCAAACCCGGCGCCCGTTTAATCTTTCATTCGCATGACCGCGCGGTGATTCTCGCGGTTGTCGGCACCGAACCCATCAGTAATGGCTCAAGAGTTGTAGCCACCCATCACGACAGCCCACATCTTGATTTAAAAGGGCGACCGATTATTTCGGCAGCGGGCGGCACCTATGCGTTATTTAAAACCGTGCCCTATGGCGGCATTAAAAAATATCAGTGGGCGAATTTGCCGCTGGCGCTTGTTGGACGCATTGATACAACCGACGGACGAACCATTGAAATATCCATCGGACTTAAACCCGAAGACCCGGTATTCGTTTTACCCGACAGCGCGCCACATTCCGATACCGAACTTCGCAATCGAACTTACACCAATGTATTTGCAGGCGAAGAGATGAATCCAGTAGTGGGGAGCATGCCGGGCGCTAGCAGTTCAGTGCTTGGCGAAACGCTTCGCCAGTTGATGACCACTTATAATTTTAAGGAAGAGGATTTCGTCAGCGCCGAACTGGCATTGGTGCCTGCGACACAGCCGATGGATGTAGGCATTGATAGAGGGTTGATTGGCGCTTATGGACAGGACGACCGCTTGTCTTCGTATTGCGCGGCGCGCGCGGTGATGGATTTAAAAGGCACGCCACCATTTACCGCAATGGCTTATCTGTCGAATTTTGAAGAGGTCGGTTCAAGTAACAATTCCGGCGCAGCTTCACAATTTTTAAATAACACCTATGCGCAACTCATCGCCGCCGAGCGCGGGACTATGTATAGTGATTTGGATTTGCGCAAGGCATTAACCAAAGCCTTTGTGGTATCTGCCGATACCAATGATGGGGTCAATCCGATTTTTCCCAACACCAGCGAAGCGTCGAATGCGGCGCGGCTCGGCTTTGGCGCGACGATTAAACTCTATCGCGGCGGTTTCAATGCAAATTCGGAATTTACCGCGAAAATTCGGGCGATTCTCGATAAAAACGCGATTCCGTGGCAAACCCAGACGCCGAAAGTTGACGTCGGCGGTGGCGGCACGATTGGCAGTTTCATGTCCAACCAGAATATGCAGGTGATTGATATGGGAGTGCCGCTACTTTCCATGCACGCGACCTATGAAATGTCTTCAAAGGTTGATGTGTGGAATTTTTATCGCTTCATGTCGGCGTTTTATCAACAGTAGGTCTGGTATTTTTTGGATGAGAGTTGTTCTCAGACCGGCTCTCATTAGATATTCATATAAAGTGGTTGACGGTTGAAGGCTATGTAGAGTCAACGGGTTTTTCAAAATCGGACTGACTGAGTTCGCGCATCACCGCGAGATTTTCTTCGTCACCACGAACTTGATCAACGGGCGTTTCTAAAATGAATGGCAGTTGACGAAACTTGGGATGATGGGTGATGCGACGAAAGGCTTCGAGTCCGATATGCCCAAGACCAATGTGTTGATGTCGGTCCACACGCGAACCGAGCGGGGCTTTGGAATCGTTGCAGTGAAGCAGTTTTAAACGGTCAAATCCGAAAGTGTTTTTGATTTGTGTGACCGTCTGTTGAAACCCTTTGGCGCAGGCGATGTCGTAGCCAGCGGCAAAAGTATGAGCCGTATCCAGGCAAACACCGACAGGGATTTCATCAACCATACCGGCAACCAAATCCGCCACCTGCTCGAATGTGCAACCGATGGACGAGCCTTGCCCGGCGGTGTTTTCAATCAGAATAGTGAGACCGTTCATTTTGACTTTGCGTGTGGCTTCGCGAATCGAGTTAATGGCGGTTTGAATGCCCGCGTCAGTCGAAGCCGTTTTTGAACTGCCCGGATGAACGACAAGGTAGTCAGCGCCGATTGCAATGCCGCGCAACACCTCTTGCCTGAAGGCTTCACGCGAACGACGAAGGTTCACTTCATCCTGGGCTGCGAGATTGATTAAATAGACCGCATGGATGGCGAGAACTGATAATCCGGCTTTTTCTCTCGCATTCTTGAATTCGTGAATTTCTTCTTTTAAAAGCGGGCGCTCCTGCCAACCGCGCGGGTTGTGCGCGAAAATTTGAAAGCAATCGCAAGCTTTTTCGACAGCGCGTTCAACGGCTTTCGGTAAACCTCCGGCAATTGATGTATGCACTCCAAACTTGGGTGAATAATTATTTTTCATTGCCAGTCAACATAAGAGGGAATTGCCCGGGCTGTAAAGCCGATTCATTTCACGATAAACTAACGCCGCTATGAAAAGCGACCCGGTAAAACTCGAAATATTTAAATCTCTCTATTCATCGGTAGCCGAAGAGATGGGCATCTCGCTTAGGCGCTCGGCATTTTCACCGAATATCAAAGAACGCCGCGACTATTCCTGCGCGGTATTCAATCAAGATGGCGTGTTAATCGCGCAAGGCGACCATATGCCCGTGCATTTGGGGTCGATGCCGATGTCCGTGAAAGCTGCGCTTGAAACGATTAAATTTTCGCCCGGTGATGTCGTTGTCTTAAATGACCCGTATGCAGGCGGCACGCACCTCCCGGATGTGACAATGGTTGCTGCGGTGTTTGCCGAAAGCAAAAGGCAAAAGGCAAAAGGCAAAAGGCAGCCTGAATCACCACGTCACCTCATCGCCTCTTCACCTCTTCATCCGCTTTTCTATGTTGCCAATCGCGCGCATCACGCGGACATCGGCGGCGCAACGCCCGGTTCGATGGGACGCGCTGATGAAATTTATCAGGAGGGGTTACGGATTCCTCCGGTGCGATTGATGATTGATGGAAAGATAAACGACGATGTGATGCGTTTGATTGCTGCCAATGTCCGCATACCGGAAGAACGCGAAGGCGATTTAACCGCGCAACTCGGAGCTATCGTCACAGGGCAAACCCGCCTATTGGAGATTGTCGAACGTTATGGATTCAAGGAAGCGAATTTCTTTGCGTCGCGGTTGGTGGATTACACGGCGGAGATGATGCGGCGGGTGATTCGCGAATTGCCCGATGGCGTTTATGAGGCGGAGGATTTTTTAGATGATGATGGCTACGGCGATAACCCGGTTCGCATAAAGGTTAAAATCACCATTCAAGGTGAGCGGGCAACCGTGGATTTCACTGGAAGCGCCTCGCAGGTTCGGGGCCCGATTAATGCGGTTGAAGCGATAACCGTGTCGGGCGTTTATTATGTTTTTCGCTGTTTGATTCCGATAGATGTACCGGCGAGTTGGGGGATATTGGAACCGATTGAGGTGATTGCGCCAATGGGGACGATTGTCAATGCCTGTCCGCCTGCGCCGGTGGCGGGTGGAAATGTCGAAACGTCGCAACGCATCGTTGATACGTTGTTGCTGGCTTTGTCGAAAGCCTCACGGAAAGTTCCTGCGGCAAGTCAGGGAACGATGAATAATTTAACCATCGGCGGCATTGATGAACGCGCGAACAAACCGTTTGCTTATTATGAAACGGTTGCGGGCGGGATGGGTGGGCGCGATGGATTCGTTGGCTTGGATGCGATTCATACGCACATGACCAATTCATTGAATACGCCTGCCGAAGCGATGGAATATGCTTACCCGATGCGCGTGAAAAAATATGCGATTAGAAAACATTCGGGCGGCGAAGGTGAATTTCAGGGCGGCGATGGGGTTGTGCGCGAATTGGAACTACTCACCGACGCGCAGGTGACGATTCTTTCTGACCGGCGGAAAACCAAACCTTATGGACTGAACGGCGGAAACCCTGGCAAGGCTGGCAGGACGTTGTTAATTACCAAAAAAGGCGAGCGGGAATTAGCAGGCAAAGATTCGGTTTTTGCTAAAAAAGGTGACCTCGTGCGGGTCGAATCACCCGGCGGAGGTGGTTATGGAAAACGGAGAAAGCGTCAGTGAAGCCAATCCGTTGTATGCTCGTGTGCTACGAGTTATTTGGGGAGTCTTATTTTTTTGGTTAGCATTAGCTGCTATTTGGATTCTCTATTGTTTAATCTGGTGGATAAATGATTCTGCTAATCCAGGTCGTTATGAAATAGCAATCATTGCCGCAATCATTCTATTTTATTCTTCACCGGCAGCCATTGGTGTGCTTATAACAGGATTGTTACCTAAGACTGGGTTATCAACCAAATGGCGTATAAGAGGCATCGCCCTTTTACTTTTTTGCATAAGCACTTTCATGTTGCTGGACTACTTACAAGTGAAATACCGATAGCGTATTGAAGTTTGAATTCTTTAAATCTCTACTCATTCTGATTTTTCCGTTTTGGCGGGTGATAATATTTTCGCCCTTTTAACTGTTCGGGCAAACATTCCATGTCTTCGGCGCGTCCCGATTCAAAATCATGCGCATACTGATAATTCCGTCCATAGCCTAAGCTTTTCATCAATCCGGTCGGCGCATTTCTCAAATGCAAAGGCACGGGATATTGCTCGGTTTCAATGGCATCTTTTTGCGCGGCTTTCCAGGCGGCAACGACCGCATTCGATTTCGGCGCAGTAGCTAAATAAATCGTCGCCTGGGTGAGCGCAAGCCGCGCTTCCGGCAATCCGACAAAGCGCACCGCTTGCATGGCAGCGACAGCTTGAACCAGAGCTTGCGGGTCGGCAAGCCCGATGTCTTCCGATGCGAGAATGACGAGGCGACGCGCAATGAACATCGGGTCTTCGCCGCCTTCAATCATGCGCGCCAGCCAATACATCGCTGCATCGGGGTCGGAATTGCGAATGGATTTGATGAAAGCTGAAATCAAATTGAAATGCTCTTCGCCGGTTTTATCGTATTTCAACGCCGCGCGTTGCAGGGCTTCGCGTAAAACTTCTTCAGTGACCACACGCTTTTCCAATTCACCTTTTTCTGCAACTGAAACCGCGAGTTCCAAGGTATTCAAAGCGACACGCGCATCCCCCGATGCATAAACCGCAATGGAATGCAGCAACTCATCTGAAATTTCCACGCTTTCAACAATGCCGCGAGTTTTATCATTTAAGGCATTCTTTAAAATCGTCACCAAATCTTCAGCGCTCAGAGCTTCAAGCACGAAAACCTTTGAACGGGAAAGCAGCGCCGAGATAACTTCAAATGAAGGGTTTTCCGTGGTCGCGCCGATTAAAATAATGGTGCCGTTTTCAACATAAGGCAGAAAGGCATCCTGTTGTGCTTTGTTGAAGCGATGAATCTCATCTACGAAAAGCACAGTACGGCGATTGAGTTTTTTTCGATAAGTGGCAGCTTCCGCCATGACATCTTTGACTTCTTTGATGCCTGAAGTCACGCCGGAAAAGGGAATGAACCGTGCAGCGGTTTTTTCTGCGATGATGCGCGCCAGCGTGGTTTTTCCAGCGCCCGGTGGTCCCCAGAGAATGATGGATTGTAAACGGTCTTCGTCGATTATGCGGCGAAGGGCGCGACCTTCACCGACGATTTTTCGTTGACCGGTGAATTCATCGAAGGATTTCGGACGCATACGGTCAGCGAGGGGTCGGGAAAAATCCAGGTCTGATGGTGATTGATTTTTCTGCGGATCTTCAAAAAGATTGCCGGATTGCTCGCTAATTGGATTGTTTGTTTTCGCCATTTTCTTTTGCGCAAAAAATGATGGCAAAGGATTTTAAAAAGCGCAAAGGATTTGTCTGGCAAAAAAATGGGCAGCTTATCGAAGCTGCCCTTGTGAATGTGTTGAGAGTGGATGGATAAAAGTTAGAAAGCCGAAATCTTCACGTAAAAACCTAAAAAATTTCAAGCAACTCTTTCCGCCGGTTTGTATAACAAGCTTTGTGCCAAAGCTTAAAAGGCTTTAAATCTCCCTGAACAGGGAATTCATGCCGGTAATTATTTACTTTTTTAATTCGCTGATATTTTCTCTGTTCGAGCAAGATGTTGAAATGACTGAATGGATAGGCAAATTGACCGAATCTCACCAATTTATCGCAGAAAACCTGTGAAACCGGCAGTGAAAACCGTTTTTATGGCACTGATTGACAAGAGAGAATTTGGTTTGTTAGCCTGTCTGTTTAGAAAATGGGCTTCATTGGCTTCTGCGTGTGACCGAACCTCACGGAGTTAATGTGATACGACATCGAATCCTGGCATCGCTGATTCTATTCTTTCTTTTAATCGGCACCGCTTGTATTAAACGCATTACGGTTCCAGAGACTTTGCCGACCAATGAACCGGTAGAGGTCGCGGAATTGGTGAACCGCATTAATGCGTTTAATCAAATTGACACCCTCGCAGCGCAAGGTGGCATCAAAGTCACCAATTATTTCACCGATAAAGAAAACAAGGCAGATGAACTGCCGGGCGGCGATCAACTCATCAGATTCAAAAAACCGGAAAATATTTTATTAAAAGTCAAAGCCCCGATTATCGGTAAGCAGGTTGCCGATATGGCAACTGATGGAAAAAAGTTTTCTCTGGCGATTTTTTATCCGGGCAGTAAACGGCAATTTATTTACGGAACCAATCCGAAACAATTTAAAAAAATGACGGCTAAAGATTTGACCGACCCGCGACTCAAAGAAGCCGGTGGTCTGGTCAATATGCGTCCGCAACATATCACCGACGCTTTTAAAATGTTGCCCTTCGATCAAGGCTTCGACCTGTTTCGTGAAGAAGTAACTCAGGAAGAACCCGATACCCGACCCGGCAGAAAAGGGAAAAGGGTTTATCGCAATTACTATGTGTTATATCTCATCGAACGAAAAAATGGTGGGACTACCAATATGGCGGTACTGCGGAGAAAATTCTGGTTTGATCGAACGATAAGCAATACGCCTTTAACCCGCGTTCAAGTATTTGAAAATGACGGCGAACTTGCCAGCGATATTTATTATCTCGAATGGTTCAAGGTAGAAAATTCCGATAAGATGTGTCCCGGTCGAATTGTTGTAGATCGCCGCGATGATGGCTATAAACTTGAATTGACCTTTGAAAAAGATTCCACCGAAATCAATGGCGAAATTCCCGATAAAGCGTTTGAGTTACAGAACCTTGAAAAATTACCCGAAACCAATCTGGATGAACCACGTAAACCACAACCCGCTTCGCCAAAGAAAAACTCAAAACCTTAGCGCCGGAGAGATGAAAAGATGGACAATTTGATTGTTGAAAATATTAAACATCGTCCCCTGCGAACGGCTATCAGTATCATCGGGGTCGCGCTGGGAGTGATTTTAATTGTACTGATGGTCGGGTTGGCGCACGGAATGACCGATGACAGCAATCAACGGCAGTCCAATGTCGATGCCGAAATCCGGTTTATGCCCGAAGAATTCGGCAGTTCGGCACAGGCAAATCCGTTGATTATGCCGGCGCGTTATGCCGAAGTGATTATGAAAGGGGTGCAGCCAACCACAGAAGACCCCGACATCCAACCGCGCCCGCCAATCGCAGGCGTGATTTCCAGCACACCCATCGGCGAATTGTTGCAATCAACCGAAGGCGGCATCGGTTACGGGTTGGTCGATGGAATTGATTATGCAAGTTTTGCCAAAACCACGACCATCAATTTGCTCGCCGGTCGCCCGCTCGGTGATGGGAAAACGCCGGGCGCAGAATATGAAGCTATCGTTGACCGCTTTTATTCCGAGCACAATACGGATGTGAACGGTGAAGCCATTGGAGTCGGCAGTAAAATATCTGCGCTTGGTCATGAATTCACCGTTGTGGGGATTTACGAACCTTCGATGCTGGCAAGAATCAAAATTCCGCTCTACACCATGCAACAACTCACCGGCGGCGCGGAAAATTGCACCTTCGTTTTGGTACGCACTGAAAAACCCGAACTCGCAAAACAGGTGAAAGCCGATTTGGAGAAAACCTATCCGGGGCACCGGGCGATTTTAACCAGCGAATTGCCTGCATTGTTCTCGCAGAATTTACGATTGATTCAAGCCTTTTTAAATGTCGTCATCTGGCTGGCAATCATCATCAGCACTCTGGTGATTTTGCTGGCGATGTACACGACCATCATCGAACGCACGCGAGAAATCGGCATACTGAAAAGTCTGGGAGCCTCCAAACCGTTCATTGTTTACACTATCGAAAAAGAGGCTGCATTAATCAGCGCGCTTGGTGTAGCATTAGGCTTTACAATTGCGCTCGTTGGAAAATATTTCATTGAAAAAAATACGACGTTGATTATCGAAATTGAATTTGTGTGGTTGGTCATTGCAGCAATCATTGGTTTAGCCTGCGGCATTGTTGGCGCGTTGTATCCGGCGATTCGCGCCGCCAATCTCGACCCCATTGATGCATTAAGTTTTGAATAAATGGAATTCAGTACGAGGATTTCGAGAGCATATTTATTTATGATTTCCTGAATCCTGAACCCTGAATCCTGAATCCTGAAAATCATGAAACCAGTTCTTGAAACGACAGATTTGAAAATGGTCTATCACGTCGGCAAAGTGGATGTGCCGGCTTTGCGCGGCGTAAACATTACGGTAAATCCCGGCGAATATGTCGCCATTGTTGGTCCCTCGGGTTGTGGGAAGTCTACCCTGTTGCATGTTATTGGCGGAATGTTGCAACCCACTTCGGGGCGTCTGATGATTGATGGCGAGGATGTAACCAAAATGACCGATGCCGAGCGCACCGATTTACGTCGAAGAAAAATCGGGTTTGTATTTCAACGGTTCAATCTCTTTCCAACGCTTTCAGCGGAAGGCAACTTAAAACTGGCTGAACGAATCTACGCTAAAAATGGTGGAAATCCTGAAAGACGACACGAAGTTTTAAAGTTGCTGGGACTTGAAAATAAAATGCATCACAAACCCTTGGAACTATCGGGCGGGGAACAACAGCGTGTAGCGATTGCCCGCGCCATTATTAACAATCCTGCAATCCTGCTTGCTGATGAACCGACGGGAAACCTCGATAGCGAGAACTCGCAGGTCGTTTTAAATATGATGAAAAATCTCAATCAGGCAATGAAACAGACGATTGTGATGATTACACATAACCCGGAAGCTGCCGCCCAGGCGGATCGAATTATTGAAATGCGCGATGGACATGTGGTGTAGTTGAGAAAAAACGGGGTGAATGATGGGAATAATCGGGACAATTTTAAAAAAAACCTTTTTTTGGAATTATGACCGGGGCAGTTGGCAATATGACGTGTTGTGCGGGTTGATTCTGGCGTTTATCTTTTTTGGCCCCAACTATATTTTCCATAGCGCGGACGGGGCGAACTCCGCGCCGACTTTTATCAAGCGTGAAGATGTCGGGGATATTGCCCCCGAAAATCTTGAAAAGGTGATTAGCGAACATATCTCGAAAAAATTCAATCGCAAAGTGGTTGCCTCACAGATTGAATTGATGAGAGATGAAACCGGAAATATCAAAGGGTATCTGGTTAAAGAGATTAAACAATAATATTCAGGTTGCCTATAGACCGATATGATTATTTAAATTTTGAGGAGAATTTTAAAAAAATGAGAATGAAGTTCTTTTTATCAGTGGTTATTTTATTGGCGATGGTTTCCATATCCGCATCAGCCGTTCCTTCATTTAATGGCGTCGAGCAAATTTTAGCCAATATGCAAAATGCCGCAAAAAACATTAAAACATTGCAAGCCAATATCAGTCAGGTGACACGCCATACACAAATTGGCGGACCCGCTTCAAAATATAATGGCACAGTGATTTTTCAACGAGGGGCGTCGGCTGGTCGCGAAAAAGCGATTGTGAAATATACCAATGGGCAGCAGGTTGCGGTGGTCGGTGATTCTATCGTCGTTGCTCAGCCCAATATTAAACAGGAAATTCATGCTTCCAGAGCGAAACTCGCATCTGAAAATGACAGCTACTCATTTATTGCCGTGCCTTTCGCATCGACCGACTCACTCAAAGCCAAGTTTGATATTAGCTATTCCAGAGATGAAGGCAATAGCGCGGTTTTGGAATTAACCCCCAAAGTTCCTAATATTCAAAGAGCCACCATCTGGGTTGATAAAGGTTCGTGGATGCCTGTGAAATTTAAAACCTTTGAGAAGAATGGCGATGAAACGCTTTTCACGTTGAGTGGAATTCAAACCGGAATCAGGGTTGATGGCAACACCTTCAAAGTCAGTTGCCCGGGGTGTAAAGTAACCGGGAAATAGGTCAGCTATTTTTTAATCAAAAGCGGGCAAGTGTAGAAAGCTTGCCCGCTTCGCGTTTGGAAAAAAGACATGGCTGAAACGTCTAAAAGTTTAATTCCAGACCGTCCGTTAAACAAAATTGAGATTTATCGGGAGATGAAACGACGGCTGGAGGCTGGCAATAAAGCGGTGATGGCGACCATCATCAAAACCAAAGGGTCTACCCCGCAAAAGGTTGGCGCAAAACTGGTGGTCTTCGATGACGGTTCATTTATCGGCACGGTTGGCGGCGGATGCGTCGAAGCCGATATTTATGCCGAAGCCAAAGAGGTTATGCGAACCGGGAAGTCCGGGGTTTTTCACTTCAATCTTGCAGGTGATGTTGCCGCCGACGAAGGCATGGTTTGCGGCGGTAATATGGATGTCATGATAGAAGTCTGGACGCTTGACGATTAACTGATATTTTCTTCGGTCAACCCGATATGCGTTTGCCCGATGCCTTTGTGATAAGTTTCTTCAATCAATTTGGTCATATCTTCCCCGTTCATCGGTCTTGATAAGAGGTATCCTTGAACATAATCGCACTTCATCCCGGTCAGTTGTAAAATCTGCTCTTTGGTTTCAACGCCTTCGGCGATCACGTCTAAACCGAGATTATTGGCAAGCGTTAGAATGGTGCTGACGATTTCACAATTCTTGGGCATGTTCATACGGGTGACAAATGAGCGGTCAATCTTTAACGTGTCAATCGGGAATCTGTGCAAATAGCTGAGCGAAGAATAGCCGGTTCCGAAATCATCCAGCGATATTTTTACTCCCAGCTTTTTCAATTGATTGATGACTTCGGTTGCCAGGTCGATATTTTCGATAATCGCGCTCTCGGTAATTTCAATTTTCAAGGTGCTGGGGTCAATGGCGGATTCCAGAATGATTTGTTGGATGATGTTGATCAGGTTCACATCGGAAAATTGTTTGGCTGATAAATTGACGCTCATGCAAAGCGGCGTATCATTTTGAAACCGTTCCTGCCAGAATTTTAACTGTTTACAAGCCTCGCGAATAACCCATTGACCGATTTTTATCACCAAGCCGGTTTCTTCGGCGATAGGAATGAATTTAAGCGGCGAAATGAATCCGTGTCCCGGATGATTCCAGCGAATTAAGGCTTCAAATCCGGTAATCTTCCAGCAGTCGAGCGAGATAATCGGTTGGTAATGTAACTCGAATTCGTTATGCGCCAACGCCCTGCGTAAATCCACTTCGAGCTGGACTTTTGCGGACTCTTTTTCCTGCATATCCAGGTCAAATAACTCGAAGCCGCCGCGACCCCGTTCTTTGGCGCGATACATCGCAGTGTCGGCGTTGCGAAGAAAATCTTCGGGAGAGTTAATCGGTATCAGGCTATGCGAAATGCCGATGCTCGCCGAGATAAAGACCTCGCTGCCGCCGAGGTCAAAAGGCAAAGCCAGTTCCTGTTGAACGCGCATGGCTGTATGTGTGGCATCGGTGATGTTGTTGATATTTTCGAGAATGACCGCAAATTCATCACCGCCGAGGCGCGCCACAATATCGCCCGGACGGACGGATTTTTCCAATCGCCTGGCTAATTTGGACAGCAGCAGGTCTCCGAGTTGATGACCGAGGGAATCGTTGACGACTTTGAAACGATCCAAATCCAGAAATAAAATCGCAAAATGATAGTCTTCCTGTTGCTGAGTTCGAGTCAACGAACGTTTCAATTTATTCATGAACAAGGTGCGGTTTGGAAGCCCGGTCAGCGCATCGTGAAATGCGTTATGCAAGAGTTGCTGTTCAATCTCTTTTTGTTCGGTGACATCGGTCATTGACCCCGCCATGCGATAAAGCCCTTTGGTGTTATCCCAAAGCGCCATCCCTCTGCAAATGACCCAACGGTAATTGCCATTGCTATGGCGTACGCGATGTTCACTTTGAAATTGCGGGGTCAAGCCAAGCAGATGTCCGGTTACGTCGGATTCGACCATCTCTATATCATCGGGATGGATGCGCCCGAACCACTCATCAGGTTTGGTGTCAATTTCATGAGGTTGAAAACCGAGAATCGCTTTCCAACGATTACAGAAAGAGATTTGATTGGAACCCAAATCCCAATCCCACAATCCATCATTGCTGCTGTTGACCACCAGGGAATAAATTTCTCCTTTGTCAGAAAGCGACTCAATCTGTTCTTCTTTTTGACTGCTTAAATTTTCAAGCTGATTTTTCAGTACCTCAAGTTCCTCTTTTTCCCGCTCGACCTTTCTTAACAATTCAGAATTTCTATTCAAACGGAATTCCATTCTGGTAATGGTCTCGGCGGCATTTTGCAACTCGTTCTCTTTACCATCTAATTCAATATGCGAAGCGATTGCCCCAACCAGAGCTTGCACTGTCACCCGACTGATTGTCGGCAGTTTCTTGGGAACCTTATCCAGTACGGTTACTCTACCGATAATCTGTCCATCGCGAGTGCGCATCGGCATTGAAATCAGGAAACGAATTCCTGACTGGTTGAAGGGAACCTGAGTTGATAAAAAAGGGTCTATTAAAGTATCCGAAATTTCTAAGAACTGATCAGTTAAAATCGCTTGAGAAAATATGCTATCTTCGTGCTGATGCCAGAAATGCGCCTCTCCAATATAGTTTTGATGCACCAGTTTGCCGTCTTTTTTCAAACTGACGATGATATTTGAAGCGGCACAAATTTGAGAAATGATGAAAGCCGGTTGGTAAATTTGTTGATTAATAGCCACAGGATTGCCGGGATGAATAACTGGCACAGGCTCTGATGTTTCGTTGTTTAACGGAGCGATCACTCCCTGATTTGGAGGATCAACTGCCGATTTGCCAATCAGGTTTTTGGGGTCGTTGATGGTCATAC
This genomic stretch from Acidobacteriota bacterium harbors:
- a CDS encoding replication-associated recombination protein A; translation: MRPKSFDEFTGQRKIVGEGRALRRIIDEDRLQSIILWGPPGAGKTTLARIIAEKTAARFIPFSGVTSGIKEVKDVMAEAATYRKKLNRRTVLFVDEIHRFNKAQQDAFLPYVENGTIILIGATTENPSFEVISALLSRSKVFVLEALSAEDLVTILKNALNDKTRGIVESVEISDELLHSIAVYASGDARVALNTLELAVSVAEKGELEKRVVTEEVLREALQRAALKYDKTGEEHFNLISAFIKSIRNSDPDAAMYWLARMIEGGEDPMFIARRLVILASEDIGLADPQALVQAVAAMQAVRFVGLPEARLALTQATIYLATAPKSNAVVAAWKAAQKDAIETEQYPVPLHLRNAPTGLMKSLGYGRNYQYAHDFESGRAEDMECLPEQLKGRKYYHPPKRKNQNE
- a CDS encoding ABC transporter ATP-binding protein; amino-acid sequence: MKPVLETTDLKMVYHVGKVDVPALRGVNITVNPGEYVAIVGPSGCGKSTLLHVIGGMLQPTSGRLMIDGEDVTKMTDAERTDLRRRKIGFVFQRFNLFPTLSAEGNLKLAERIYAKNGGNPERRHEVLKLLGLENKMHHKPLELSGGEQQRVAIARAIINNPAILLADEPTGNLDSENSQVVLNMMKNLNQAMKQTIVMITHNPEAAAQADRIIEMRDGHVV
- a CDS encoding peptidase M18, coding for MKRKFSQILALGLSLLFTAQILFAQDGSVWASKKNGWLLLTETQRKEVFEFAEKYKNYLRVSRTAYTSAKDVMRQAKAAGFMEFTDAAQVKPGARLIFHSHDRAVILAVVGTEPISNGSRVVATHHDSPHLDLKGRPIISAAGGTYALFKTVPYGGIKKYQWANLPLALVGRIDTTDGRTIEISIGLKPEDPVFVLPDSAPHSDTELRNRTYTNVFAGEEMNPVVGSMPGASSSVLGETLRQLMTTYNFKEEDFVSAELALVPATQPMDVGIDRGLIGAYGQDDRLSSYCAARAVMDLKGTPPFTAMAYLSNFEEVGSSNNSGAASQFLNNTYAQLIAAERGTMYSDLDLRKALTKAFVVSADTNDGVNPIFPNTSEASNAARLGFGATIKLYRGGFNANSEFTAKIRAILDKNAIPWQTQTPKVDVGGGGTIGSFMSNQNMQVIDMGVPLLSMHATYEMSSKVDVWNFYRFMSAFYQQ
- a CDS encoding FtsX-like permease family protein gives rise to the protein MDNLIVENIKHRPLRTAISIIGVALGVILIVLMVGLAHGMTDDSNQRQSNVDAEIRFMPEEFGSSAQANPLIMPARYAEVIMKGVQPTTEDPDIQPRPPIAGVISSTPIGELLQSTEGGIGYGLVDGIDYASFAKTTTINLLAGRPLGDGKTPGAEYEAIVDRFYSEHNTDVNGEAIGVGSKISALGHEFTVVGIYEPSMLARIKIPLYTMQQLTGGAENCTFVLVRTEKPELAKQVKADLEKTYPGHRAILTSELPALFSQNLRLIQAFLNVVIWLAIIISTLVILLAMYTTIIERTREIGILKSLGASKPFIVYTIEKEAALISALGVALGFTIALVGKYFIEKNTTLIIEIEFVWLVIAAIIGLACGIVGALYPAIRAANLDPIDALSFE
- a CDS encoding deoxyribonuclease IV, with translation MKNNYSPKFGVHTSIAGGLPKAVERAVEKACDCFQIFAHNPRGWQERPLLKEEIHEFKNAREKAGLSVLAIHAVYLINLAAQDEVNLRRSREAFRQEVLRGIAIGADYLVVHPGSSKTASTDAGIQTAINSIREATRKVKMNGLTILIENTAGQGSSIGCTFEQVADLVAGMVDEIPVGVCLDTAHTFAAGYDIACAKGFQQTVTQIKNTFGFDRLKLLHCNDSKAPLGSRVDRHQHIGLGHIGLEAFRRITHHPKFRQLPFILETPVDQVRGDEENLAVMRELSQSDFEKPVDST
- a CDS encoding outer membrane lipoprotein carrier protein LolA → MRMKFFLSVVILLAMVSISASAVPSFNGVEQILANMQNAAKNIKTLQANISQVTRHTQIGGPASKYNGTVIFQRGASAGREKAIVKYTNGQQVAVVGDSIVVAQPNIKQEIHASRAKLASENDSYSFIAVPFASTDSLKAKFDISYSRDEGNSAVLELTPKVPNIQRATIWVDKGSWMPVKFKTFEKNGDETLFTLSGIQTGIRVDGNTFKVSCPGCKVTGK
- a CDS encoding XdhC family protein translates to MAETSKSLIPDRPLNKIEIYREMKRRLEAGNKAVMATIIKTKGSTPQKVGAKLVVFDDGSFIGTVGGGCVEADIYAEAKEVMRTGKSGVFHFNLAGDVAADEGMVCGGNMDVMIEVWTLDD
- a CDS encoding hydantoinase B/oxoprolinase family protein, with protein sequence MKSDPVKLEIFKSLYSSVAEEMGISLRRSAFSPNIKERRDYSCAVFNQDGVLIAQGDHMPVHLGSMPMSVKAALETIKFSPGDVVVLNDPYAGGTHLPDVTMVAAVFAESKRQKAKGKRQPESPRHLIASSPLHPLFYVANRAHHADIGGATPGSMGRADEIYQEGLRIPPVRLMIDGKINDDVMRLIAANVRIPEEREGDLTAQLGAIVTGQTRLLEIVERYGFKEANFFASRLVDYTAEMMRRVIRELPDGVYEAEDFLDDDGYGDNPVRIKVKITIQGERATVDFTGSASQVRGPINAVEAITVSGVYYVFRCLIPIDVPASWGILEPIEVIAPMGTIVNACPPAPVAGGNVETSQRIVDTLLLALSKASRKVPAASQGTMNNLTIGGIDERANKPFAYYETVAGGMGGRDGFVGLDAIHTHMTNSLNTPAEAMEYAYPMRVKKYAIRKHSGGEGEFQGGDGVVRELELLTDAQVTILSDRRKTKPYGLNGGNPGKAGRTLLITKKGERELAGKDSVFAKKGDLVRVESPGGGGYGKRRKRQ